The Candidatus Lokiarchaeota archaeon genome contains the following window.
CAGCTCCATACATCATGATTCTTGTATTTCGCTGGTGGGGCGCCCAAAATCCAATATTCGGTCAGGCTCTTGGAGGAGCTATTGGCCAAGCTGTTGGTATGTACTTCAATGAGTGGCTGACTTTCGGTGTGTCGGTATATCTGTTCAAACGGTTGGGATTCAATGTTGGAACGCTATTCAGAGTAGACTTCGATATGAAGCAGATAAAGAAGGCTCTACGATTTGGGGCCAAGTGGACAGTAGGTGCGGCCGCAGTACCGATTGTCTGGTTTGTGCAGATGGTCGTTGTTAGCACGAATCTCCTGAACTGGTCTGCGTTGCAAGGTCAATTCCAACTGGCTTGGGACTTGGCCATTCTCGTTAGTGTTGTGGGCCTTTTCATGGAAAGCATGCTCGGAGGAATTTCAGAAGCCTATTCACATGCAAAAGAGAAACTAACAGAATTGTATACTGCGCAGGCATTGCGGTGGGGTGCCTTCTTCGTATTCTGGCTCATCTCTGGCCTGGCAGCAGTTGGTGCTAGGGCTATTCTTGGAGCTGCAGGCGAAGCATGGGCATATGCCGCTGTCCTCTTGCAGTTCTTCCTTGTCTTTCAATTGATGGGTTTCTGGTCATGGCTGGGGGACTGGGTATTTGCGGCTGCGGAACGAACAGATCTGGCGGCTGGAGTATGGATTCTTGAACAGTCGATCAGAGCGGTAGGAATGGTCTTCTTCGTAGTCTATGAGCCGGTGGTTCTGGGTGTCTACCTCGGCGGAATGCCAGGTATCATAACCGCCTACAGTATTGCCCTCTTTATCAAAAACATAGCAGTTTGGACACTGATACGGCGGAAGATTACAGCGCCAAAGCTATATGTATGGCAAAGCTACGTGGGCCCTGCTCTGGCTGCACTGGCGAACTACTTCGTACTTGAGATTCTCAGTCAGATGTTCTGGGGCGGTGTAGACGACCTCATTACTTCCGCGATATTGTTCTTCATTGCGACACTGCCTTCTCTATACTTCTACTCGTTCGTGAGTGGTCTCACAGGGGCATGGGATGAGAATACGCTTGCAGAATTTGGGAAATCAGCCAACATGGTGAAAGTAGCTGGTATTGGATGGTTGGCTAGGCGGTTCTACGGAGCAGTGGCAGCCGGTGCGAAAATCTCACCATTGCATGACAACTTCCCCATTGATGTATATGAACCTGCAATGGAAGAAGCACAGTCTCTGACTCAAGAGAAGAAGAAACTCGAAATCTGATGATGTGTTTCTTTGAGTAACGTGCTCAGATAGATAGTGTCGGATTTCAGAGTACACATAGAATTTGAATCTGAAAATGAGAGTAGAACTAGGATAGGTAACTACATTTCCATATCAGCTAACTGCTCTTCCTGCGCAGCAGCCATGGCTTCAGCTTCTGCACGGGCTTGGTCAATCTTGATCAAGCGAACTAGATACCCTGCTATTCTGTTCCTCACTCGCTTGGTCTTGGCATCTGAATATTGTTCCACTAACCGTTTATTGGTTTCAAAATCAGTTGTAAATTCTTCTGGGTAATATCTGAGCAGTTTTCTTGCTGCTGTCTTGATGTAATTCGGTCTAATCGAGCCCATGAATCATTCACCTGATTTGTTGAAACTATGTTCAGGCCCTAGATTGTGTTTATAAAGCATATGGTGTCAACGGCTTTGTAGGATGGCCCTAGCTGATGAACTACGAGACGCTTTCGAATGCCTATTTGGAAATCGAGTCCACAAATGGTCTTCTTGACAAGATAGCGACTTTTGCTAATGTGTTGAAGCGTGCAAATCCAGAGGAGATCGGCAAGGTAGTCGCATTAACAGGGGGGAAGCTCCATCCTGATTGGAAGGGTGAACCCGAAATTGGTATTGCAGAGAAGATGACAATCCAAGTTGTCGCAGCTGCAGCATCGGTTCCGGAATCAAAAGTTGAGGAGGGACTACGCGAGCACGGGGATATCGGTCTCATTGCAGAAGAGTTGCTTTCCCAGAGTGCGCAGTCTACACTCGTCATGCGCGATGTTACGGTTGATTTGGTCTACAACACACTTGATGAAGTCTCTAGGATATCCGGGAAAGGCAGCACTCGTGAGAAGATTTCATCGCTGGTTGGCATCCTTAGCAATGCGTCGCCTCTTGAGGCTCGATATGTTTTGCGGACAGTAACCGGTGATTTGCGTTTGGGACTCGGTGATATGAGTATACTAGATGCTCTCTCTCAAGCTTTTACAGGCACTCGCGAAGCCAGGGAAACATTGGAACGGGCTTACAACTTCAGCAGCGATCTGGCATATGTCGCAGAGCTTCTTGCCCGTGACGGGCTTAAGGCCGTTTCTTCAATTCAACCCAAGGTTGGTGTCCCTATCAGGATGATGGCCGCCAAGAAACTATCTTCATCCCGCGAGATCTTGGAGAAAGTAGACGGAGCTGCGCTTGTCGAGTTCAAATATGATGGCGAGAGGATTCAAGTCCACAAAAATGGAGAATCCGTCACGCTTTACTCTAGACGGCAGGAAGATATTACCCCTCAATACCCTGATGTTGTTGAAATGGTTTCTGAGAATGTACTTGCCAAGCAGTGCATCTTAGAGGGTGAATGCGTTGCCATTGACAGTGACACTGGTCGTGCTTTGCCCTTCCAGACCTTGATGCGTCGTCGTCGGAAGGAGAACATAGACGAGTATCGAGAGGA
Protein-coding sequences here:
- a CDS encoding 30S ribosomal protein S17e — its product is MGSIRPNYIKTAARKLLRYYPEEFTTDFETNKRLVEQYSDAKTKRVRNRIAGYLVRLIKIDQARAEAEAMAAAQEEQLADMEM
- a CDS encoding ATP-dependent DNA ligase, yielding MNYETLSNAYLEIESTNGLLDKIATFANVLKRANPEEIGKVVALTGGKLHPDWKGEPEIGIAEKMTIQVVAAAASVPESKVEEGLREHGDIGLIAEELLSQSAQSTLVMRDVTVDLVYNTLDEVSRISGKGSTREKISSLVGILSNASPLEARYVLRTVTGDLRLGLGDMSILDALSQAFTGTREARETLERAYNFSSDLAYVAELLARDGLKAVSSIQPKVGVPIRMMAAKKLSSSREILEKVDGAALVEFKYDGERIQVHKNGESVTLYSRRQEDITPQYPDVVEMVSENVLAKQCILEGECVAIDSDTGRALPFQTLMRRRRKENIDEYREEIPVAMYFFDVLYVDGRNLTDLPMLERREALKDVINENETVSLTKAKEIDNADTLDQMFQDALDTGNEGLIAKAIHEQSVYQPGARSWLWIKLKASYTEGMSDSVDLVVVGALHGRGKRTGLYGAILASAFDEQTGEFPTVCKIGTGFTDEMLTEFKQRLEEHIISKHDPRVKSDIEADVWIEPALVIEVLGDEVTLSPTHLAGKNRLDDGGLAIRFPRFTGRWRDDKGPKDATTVGELIDMYEIQSRI